From Longimicrobium sp., one genomic window encodes:
- a CDS encoding PF20097 family protein, which translates to MPAMICPKCGSPMTTGFLLDSAQSPKPTEWIEGAPEKSFWTGLKLDRRRRFPLNADRCERCGFLELYA; encoded by the coding sequence ATGCCCGCGATGATCTGCCCCAAGTGCGGCAGCCCCATGACCACCGGCTTCCTGCTGGACTCGGCGCAAAGCCCGAAGCCCACCGAGTGGATCGAGGGCGCGCCGGAGAAGAGCTTCTGGACCGGCCTGAAGCTCGACCGCCGGCGCCGCTTTCCCCTGAACGCCGACCGTTGCGAGCGCTGCGGCTTCCTGGAGCTGTACGCCTAG
- a CDS encoding penicillin acylase family protein, whose product MLRKLAYVLAGLVLLVVLLAAGARWYVGRAEADPARDAVIPGLHGSVEVWRDSLGVPHVWAKDEEDLVRAVGYVHAQDRLWQMELFRRVADGRMAEVLGPPLVDTDRFLRTLGMGRSAADNERTLDPESRRLLQAYADGVNAWIDHHPGPLPPEFLALRFRPEHWTVRNTLAIGKIMAWDLADWNVGLDLQRATEAVGPELARDLYPSYPQWGPTILGGDAEWAGKGGAAPSGSAPGTRIPLPAPVPADTSAAARRSAVPLPRVPALALALLDGVSISRASNSWVIGGARTKSGKPILANDTHLALRAPSLWYLGAIHGGAIDAAGMMLPGFPIIVIGHSKRVAWGYTNAMVDDVDFFVEQVDPSDTTRYITPTGPMPFVVRPETIQVKGAAPVVQRVRVTRHGPVLSDVDERVKGKVLAMRWTAQDPSTEMAALVGMNRAGSAAEFAAALHGFNNPHQNVIFADVDGNIGYWMGGRVPVRKGGTGLLPVPGWTGEGDWTGWLGFDQHPHALNPAEGFIVTANNRQLPAASGYPYLIANDWAEPYRALRIREMILAGRGLTAADVQRQEMDVRDEMAVRYKAFAVRAAELAGDSAAARDLRAWTGDASVDSHAAALFYVWLENLRHAIGDDEYRGKPVYFPRTALEHVLDRNGGAWVDDVRTPAAETLDGLSAAAMRAAIATVGARTWGDLHVTQIAHPLGVVGMLNRSLGLNIGPFPNGGSGNTVKVAGYGGRTPPFVNAYGPSQRHVVDMADVDGEGGFVIPTGQSGVPTSRHYRDQTPMWRTGRLWRIPLDRGRAESRRVSRLVLKPR is encoded by the coding sequence GCGGTGGGCTACGTGCACGCGCAGGACCGGCTCTGGCAGATGGAGCTCTTCCGGCGCGTGGCCGACGGGCGGATGGCCGAGGTGCTGGGCCCGCCGCTGGTCGACACCGACCGCTTCCTGCGCACGCTGGGGATGGGCCGCTCCGCCGCCGACAACGAGCGCACGCTGGACCCGGAGAGCCGGCGCCTGCTGCAGGCGTACGCCGACGGGGTGAACGCCTGGATCGACCATCACCCCGGCCCGCTGCCGCCCGAGTTCCTGGCGCTGCGCTTCCGGCCCGAGCACTGGACCGTCCGCAACACGCTGGCGATCGGCAAGATCATGGCGTGGGACCTGGCGGACTGGAACGTGGGGCTGGACCTGCAGCGCGCGACCGAGGCCGTGGGCCCGGAGCTGGCGCGCGACCTGTATCCCTCGTATCCCCAGTGGGGGCCCACCATCCTGGGCGGCGACGCCGAGTGGGCGGGGAAGGGCGGCGCCGCTCCGTCCGGCTCCGCGCCGGGCACCCGCATCCCCCTTCCCGCGCCGGTCCCGGCCGACACCTCCGCCGCCGCGCGCCGCTCGGCCGTGCCGCTGCCGCGGGTTCCCGCGCTGGCGCTGGCATTGCTCGACGGCGTCTCCATCTCCCGCGCCTCCAACTCGTGGGTGATCGGGGGAGCGCGGACGAAGAGCGGCAAGCCGATCCTGGCCAACGACACGCACCTGGCGTTGCGCGCGCCCTCGCTCTGGTACCTGGGCGCCATCCACGGCGGCGCGATCGACGCGGCGGGGATGATGCTCCCCGGCTTCCCCATCATCGTCATCGGCCACTCGAAGCGCGTGGCCTGGGGATACACGAACGCGATGGTGGACGACGTCGACTTCTTCGTCGAGCAGGTCGATCCGTCCGACACCACGCGCTACATCACCCCCACGGGCCCGATGCCGTTCGTCGTGCGCCCGGAGACGATCCAGGTGAAGGGCGCGGCGCCGGTCGTGCAGCGCGTGCGCGTGACCCGCCACGGCCCGGTGCTGAGCGACGTGGACGAGCGGGTGAAGGGAAAGGTGCTGGCGATGCGGTGGACGGCGCAGGACCCGTCCACCGAGATGGCGGCGCTGGTGGGGATGAACCGCGCGGGGAGCGCGGCGGAGTTCGCGGCGGCGCTGCACGGGTTCAACAACCCGCACCAGAACGTGATCTTCGCGGACGTGGACGGGAACATCGGCTACTGGATGGGCGGCCGCGTTCCCGTGCGGAAGGGCGGCACCGGCCTTCTTCCCGTGCCCGGGTGGACGGGCGAGGGCGACTGGACCGGGTGGCTGGGCTTCGACCAGCATCCGCACGCGCTGAACCCGGCGGAGGGCTTCATCGTCACCGCCAACAACCGCCAGCTCCCGGCCGCTTCCGGCTATCCGTACCTCATCGCCAACGACTGGGCCGAGCCGTACCGCGCCCTGCGGATCCGGGAGATGATCCTGGCCGGGCGCGGCCTGACCGCGGCCGACGTGCAGCGCCAGGAGATGGACGTCCGCGACGAGATGGCGGTGCGCTACAAGGCGTTCGCCGTGCGCGCCGCGGAGCTGGCGGGCGATTCGGCCGCCGCGCGCGACCTCCGCGCCTGGACGGGGGACGCGTCGGTGGACTCGCACGCGGCGGCGCTCTTCTACGTCTGGCTGGAGAACCTGCGCCACGCCATCGGCGACGACGAGTACCGCGGCAAGCCCGTCTACTTCCCCCGCACCGCGCTGGAGCACGTGCTCGACCGCAATGGCGGCGCGTGGGTGGACGACGTGCGCACGCCGGCGGCGGAAACGCTCGACGGCCTCTCCGCCGCCGCGATGCGCGCCGCCATCGCGACGGTGGGCGCGCGCACCTGGGGCGACCTGCACGTCACCCAGATCGCCCACCCGCTCGGGGTGGTGGGGATGCTGAACCGTTCGCTGGGGCTCAACATCGGCCCGTTCCCCAACGGCGGCTCGGGGAACACGGTGAAGGTGGCGGGCTACGGCGGCCGCACGCCGCCGTTCGTGAACGCGTACGGCCCCAGCCAGCGCCACGTGGTGGACATGGCCGACGTGGACGGCGAGGGCGGCTTCGTGATCCCCACCGGCCAGAGCGGCGTGCCCACCAGCCGCCACTACCGCGACCAGACGCCGATGTGGCGCACCGGCCGGCTCTGGCGCATCCCGCTGGACCGCGGCAGGGCCGAGTCGCGCCGCGTCAGCCGCCTGGTCCTGAAACCGAGGTGA